The Gemmatimonadota bacterium genome includes a window with the following:
- a CDS encoding NAD(P) transhydrogenase subunit alpha — MGETIAILTIFVLAVFVGFEVITKVPPILHTPLMSGSNAISGITIIGAILSAGTQYSTLTTVLGTAAVVFATINVVGGYLVTNRMLDMFKRKE; from the coding sequence ATGGGTGAAACCATTGCCATATTGACCATTTTCGTCCTGGCGGTGTTCGTCGGATTCGAAGTCATCACCAAGGTCCCGCCCATTCTCCACACGCCGCTGATGTCCGGCTCGAACGCCATATCGGGGATCACGATCATCGGTGCCATCCTCTCGGCCGGAACCCAGTACTCGACGCTGACCACGGTCCTCGGAACCGCCGCCGTGGTTTTCGCCACGATCAACGTGGTCGGCGGCTACCTCGTGACCAACCGCATGCTGGACATGTTCAAGAGAAAGGAGTAG